DNA from Branchiostoma floridae strain S238N-H82 chromosome 15, Bfl_VNyyK, whole genome shotgun sequence:
cagaccctccaGCTCACTTATTACTGCcacgctaaaattgaagaagtttTAATTAATCATTGAATAGATGATTGAGGATTTTTTCGATCGTTTCGTAACTGCAAACGTAACTGCAAAAAGGAAGTTGTACTcaagtaccaaggacagttgcCAGGGGGCAAAAACCAAACTCAACTCTTGCCTTCTCAAGTCCTACCTACATATCAAGTATCAGCATAACCGATAGTTAAATATTCTGACcagaaatatctggaaacaaaaCGTAACTAAAGTACACTTAAAAGTACTTACTcacgcaactggatatggttttggaccaTATCCAATTGCGTGAGtcactactttttggtgtaccttattacctggatgtctaaccttcatcgacgtaactaAAGTAAAGTGGGTGGGTGGCAGTCACTGCGCGGTATTATCATCCCCAGTTTGAATCCAAGCCGTCAAATGTTCTCTCCGCGTCCGCTTTGTTTTTACTAGCGACATAAACACAGCCACAAATGCAGGGACTTTTCCTGATAGGTGGGACCTTCCTGATAGCTTTGTGCCGATTCTGTTCTCTTTGTCTGTATAGACAAACACTTAATGCCTGAAAGAACAGCGAGACTATCTTTCTCAGCCAACAAAGTTTTTAAAGGCCAAAACGCTTTTCTAAGCGCCCGTCTTATCAAACAAACGCACAGTATCGTCATATATGTTTTGTTTCGGAAAGAGAAACTTAAGACATGGCCTACATTTACCTTAAACTGACAACGCTATCATTATAACTGCTTCCCTAACCCTACTCCTAATCCATCGCTGGTAGCGTGTTTGTGCCGGCCGCCCGAGCCTGTTTTGTTCAGACCTTTTTCGTGTTTTGTCTCGGAAGAAGAAACTTAAGCCATGTCCTACATTTAGCTTAAACTAACAACGCCATCATTATAACTTATTCCCTAACCCTACTCCTAATCCATCGCTGATAGCGTGTTTGTGCCGGCCGCTCGTATCGCAGGTGAACCTGTTTTGTTCAGACCCTTTCGTGTTTTGTCTCGGAAGAAGAAACTTAAGACATGGCCTACATTTAGCTTAAACTAACAACGCCATCATTATAACTTATTCCCTAACCCTACTCCCAATCTCTCACAGCTCGTGTTTGTCCCAGCCGCCCGTATCGCAGCTGGGCCTGTTTTGTCCAGACCTTTTCGTGTTTTGTCTCGGAAGAAGAAACTTAAGCCATGTCCTACATTTAGCTTAAACTCACAACGCCATCATTATAACTTATTCCCTAACCCTACTCCCAATCTCTCACAGCTCGCGTGTTTGTCCCGGCCGCCCGTATCGCAGCTAAAGCTGTTTTGTTCAGACCTTTTCGCAGCAGATTCTGCACAACCGCAGCCTTACCGCAGCTCCATTGTACACCTCTCCCTCACCAAGCGGGGGAAGGTGCCGATAAGAGCTCAGGTCAGGGAGAGCAATTTCCGCCTCCCTTCCGCCGTTGTTATCCATGAAACCACCCTTCCTGCTCTATAGCGGCGACATAATAGCCCGGTAGGAGGGATACCGCCTGTTGTGGGCAGGTAGTCAGCGTTTCAGCCTTTTGGTGATGCGGCAGTTTCTGCCCTTATCTCCGCTCCGCAGCTGACAACGTGGATATAGGAAGGAAGGCGGAGTGATCCCGGGTGATCCGGTCCACATTGAGTAAACAGGCGGGGCTGTCGTTAAAACTGACGAGGGACTACTTTTATGGGGGAGAGGATCTTGGTTATCACCTCCGCGGGGGGTCTGCTGTCACGAGGGTGCTTTTCTGATTATACAACTGGTTACGTCTGCCTTCCTACACCCACATCCACTCATCTGCCTCCTCCACTTCTGCCTCCACATCTGCCTCCTCCGGCCATCCGGGCGCTCTTCCTTTTACCCCTCTCACTGGTACATGTTCGTTTCCTGAGCACTCTCCCCTTCCACCCATCATGTCAtctattctttttctttccGTTCTCACGAGGGCGGCTCTCTGGTTACACAACTGAAACTGTTGATGTATCTTTTCGGCCTTCGCCTTTCTTTATTGTTGGACACCTTCGCCTCCGTAATACCTTTCTTCCATTCATTATCTCTTTCCCCTTCTTTTACTTCCTCACCAGTGTGGCCCACTGATCATACACCCACTGCAAAGTGTTGGTTGGCGTATCGTTTCGTTCTGCGCTCTCTTTGCTTTTATACATCCACTTGTACGTCTTTACAacaacagtacacatttatttCTTCTTGCATCCTGTCATTTCTGTCTTATATTTACTGCTTAACATTTGTCTTCCGGAAGTGCTCTTGACAACGGGTCGTTTCCTGAATTTATTGGTCTTCAATTGCAGACTTTTAAAGGATGCGAGGAACCACATTGAATAGGTTTGCGGCCGCTGCTCGGCAAAGTCCATGAACCATAAATAAAGTAGCTCTCATATTTCTGTGCTAGCTAACCGGTGACTTACTACAGTTTTCATACTAcattgttttcatacttttaCTCGTTCCCTATTCCTTTTCTTCTTCACTTTTTGTGTTCAGATAAAGTTTCAATGACGAGGCGTTTTGTAAGTTCCTAGATGGCTGACACACATTTGCAATCTTGCCTTAGCGCATTAGTTCCTCCCGTGCTCGGAGAGTTTTGTGTTCAGATAAATTTTCAACGTTATTTTTTAAAGTTCTAAGATGACTGGAACATGCCTAGGAGTTTCTGCAAGATCGGATCCAACCTTACCCTGGCACCTTAGTTCCTTATAATTACGTGCTCGGAGCCACGCTGGCCTGAAAAATGACACACGGTCTCTTAAATCTGTACATCCTGTCTTAAGCCACAGTTGATGCACCTCATCTCGGTAATGGCGACTTAATGAAGTAAGATGGACAGCAGGTGTCACAGGGAATCCGCTGGCTTAACGAAGTACGATGGACAACGGGTGTCACGGGGAATCCACTGACAGATGCCGCCTGTACTGATAAACCTGTCCGGCATCAGTACCAACCGTAAACCATTGATCCTCCTGCCGCCATGGTGtctttcatatatatatatagctgttGTTGGATTTATTCATCGCCAGTGTTTATGGTAAACGTGTCTTTGAGTCGGAAATACGTTCTTTTTTTGAAGTTCGGAGCAATAGCCCGTAAAGGTACTGTCCAACACAGCCAACCACATCGACTCAGTCACAAGTAACATTAATACAGCCTCGTCCATTCTTGAAAtaattgaactgtaatttccagcacaaaaattggactcacccaaattttcgactgcacagctgcatcagtctttgtcaaggaatgaacaatccactgctgtcgtgacgtcacgttatgcagatagaacacgtgactcagtgagcaatGGATCATGTAGgattcttgacaaagactgatgccgTGCAAAATTTGGATGAATCCAAtttctgtgttggaaattacagttcaactatttcaagaatgacttctaccaacacagatgaacttctaAGTTAAGCCTCGTCCATTTTCACATAATCCCACCCTGTCCTGAACAACCACCTGTCCTTAGAAACCATTTTCATCAGATCATTGAGTGGTTGCAGTGACAATCAAACCTAGCCTTCGACCACTTCAATCCAGTcattacatgacattgaaaAAAGTCCCGTTCAGTTCTAAATACCTGGTAATAAAGATCCCCTTTTCTGGAACAAATGCCACCAGTCACCATTTTTCTCAGTCCCATGAGCGACTGTTGAGATCGGGTTTTACTTCTTTTCAGACCAAAAAATCCTGTTGATCCTCATCAGGCTGAAATGACCATATAATTAGAACACGTGACCTCACATGTATTTAGTAATAGTATATTCGGCCTGAAATACAAATCAACATTCGGGAGAAGCGTTAAACCTTCGATGCTTTGTATCGGGAGACTCAGGAAGCAAACCTCTGcgtgttaaagaacccaacacacttatagataatgcagtaagaatttctagaatacactaagaatgcacaggaatagaaaaggcTTTTCATTCTGGCGGCATTCTgactcattccttctcgtgtgaaggggatataaggtccatttggaatttccACTCAGAATGGCctgaatgtggcacgaattttacACATACTTCAtaccggctggttctgcttgattcctgctgattcggtttccgTGTGTAGGCCCTATAAGCGAAGGACTGCCCCGATGTGCTTGGCTGAAAGCACGAATCTTGGAGGAGCCGcaaagtactactagtatcagcAGCGGGACAACCACATGTTCCCGCATGACAGGACCTTCACGCTCACGAGCCAAGCTGGCGGGCTTCACCCTATTGACAGTATAAAAACGCCCTCTTGCAGAACGTATATAATCTGCACCGCAGAAatgcacacacagagacacgcagtcagatcaaggaggttaacttCCTTGGtcagacaaaccaaaaacaggATTTCAGTACATACCTTGTGTCAGTTCATGAACACCATCAAGACTAAAACAAATCATCTGAAGAGCGGTCCAACTTGGAGCCAAAAGCTATCCACCAGGCAACAAcgatctactctactctattatATTCAACAAGACAGTCATTATATTTTCTGGTTACCTAAACAAAAATGTGACGTTCATATACAGAGCTGTGCAGCTATTAAACAATCCAAGTTTGTTTAGACTGCCTGTCCGTGTGTGAGATGGGGTACCGGAGCTGTAGCGAGTCCTGCGCTGAtaactgttgtttgtttgtttgtttagactgCCTGTCAGTGTGCGAGCTGGGGTACCAGTCCTGTACCGAGTCCTGCGCTGATaactgttgtttatttgtttgtttgtttgttgttaagACTGCCTGTCCGTGTGTGAGATGGGGTACCGGAGCTGTACCGAGTCCTGTGCCCAGAACCCGGGATGTCCACTCCTCGGCTGCCTCTTCAAGAAACACTACTGCAACAAGACCTGCTATTCCAGGGTGAGCCGCAGGGGGGCGCCACAGGACGACGTGCTGATGCATTTCGACTGACAAGACGTCGCAGGAACTTCTTAAAGATGACTACCCAGATACTTCAAGGAACATGTTACCAAAGCCTTGTATGTGTAGGCGGGAAAATGTTTTAAACcttctttaatttgttgttcGTGTAAGGCAGGGTTGTCCCCAGGATTTGCTGGGATAGAGGAAAATTCTATCCCATCTGTCCAGAAAATGTGAActttatgacatgaaactgaCGAAAATATTTTGgcaagcttgaaatgacagatttcacaaagagaatctaaaaaaaattggctcccaaacaatgagtgggacaaaaagaaatttaaagCTGGGGATGGCCCTGTGCCGTGATGACTGTACTTGTGGacaagaaatgataaaattataCCTCAATAAAGAAACAGACGCAAGAAACAGGACAGAAGTAAACACATAAGGTTTGCGGGTCTGACCATTCAGCGTAGGGGTGTTTGGGGCGTTCCATTCAGGATAGGGGTGAACCGTCCAGTCTACTCTACACCAAGCTTGTTATGGCAAAACTCACTGCTACAGACTCAGCCGGCCAGTATAGAAGATCTGCTGGCTATGTACAACAAGCTTAACATATGGTGAAGTTTTTCAGCCAGAATAACTCAGTACAATTACCCTTTGTGAGCCCTCCAGCATTCTCTGTTTAATAGTACTATGTTAACAGAAATGTTTACTtcgaaaacaaaataaagatggaCTCTTGAATTCGCAATCATGGCATTGTACGTTTTTTCATTGAATTATCATTTACAATCTTGGACTAAAAGGCCTTTATTCAAAACCAACCGTACCAAACAACTATGATACGTTACTGTCTAACAGTTGAGCGTTATTGTCATTCAACACAAACTGCAAGTTGAATGACAGTTACAAACTTCAACATGGATTGTACTAACACAGAGgagctttcatgctaacttATAATGACTCTATATAATAATACATCTGTAAGTGATTTCTAAAACTTGTTGATATTTGGACCCCAGTCTGTGAATGGACCCCTCCCATTAACATTTTTAAAACTAACTATCGTCATCATGGAAAAACAGAATAACAGTACTGCTAGTACCGTTAAATTATATATTGTCATGGGCTTGCTTAAATTTTCTAAATCTGAGCAGTGATAATAGAATACTAAAATGTGACACGTCTGTGTTAACTATTAAGTTAACATATCCCTGAGATATTGACATTGCTTGACACTAAAAACGTTGGTGAGGCTGCATGCTGCATGGACATCCTATAACATGACCAATAAGTTAATCTTTACTCGTTTTACTTGCAAATGACATATTCACTCAGATAATAATGAAATGTGTAAGATTGTGTCTATTTGTTTTATTATATAAGTTGTTATATCATTTACTTTGGTTGTATGtaagatatttaaaaaatcatgatatTAATCCAAAtcttatatcatattataattTTTACCTGCATTTATAGTAGCAAGGTCCTCCAGTATTTTAGCTACATTACAGACCTGGGTACATCTATTTTATATGCTCTTGTAGTATTTACTTTCAATGATCACTTTATTATCTTATTATCTGTTACTTTCTCAAATAAACAATTATATCACATTATACATGCTCTTCAGGCATTATACAACCACTACATT
Protein-coding regions in this window:
- the LOC118431994 gene encoding uncharacterized protein LOC118431994, which produces MSVPKVMLCGAVSLLAMLCLAAVGSALQEQDMEDFMQRSRRAYFSKKDDSNSVDISDCLSVCEMGYRSCTESCAQNPGCPLLGCLFKKHYCNKTCYSRVSRRGAPQDDVLMHFD